One part of the Amaranthus tricolor cultivar Red isolate AtriRed21 chromosome 16, ASM2621246v1, whole genome shotgun sequence genome encodes these proteins:
- the LOC130802533 gene encoding protein FAR1-RELATED SEQUENCE 2-like: protein MQPAFIMNSIRDNFPGFYASMNQIYNIRQSIRREEMEGRTPLQHCLHMATELNYVVWTDLDNEGQLSRLLIANPTSIQMIRTWPYVVLIDTTYKTNKQKWPLCEVIGMTPTNHNFLVAFCLMRDEAAVSYSWVLQGLRDIFGTAQTPSVIVTDRDEGLSAAIRDVFPDVRHLLCIWHIGNDVENMVDKLCGGKKNQQGQVFRKSRWNPLVESSTIEEYEDRW, encoded by the exons atgcaaccggcctttattatgaattctattagagataattttcctggtttttatgctagtatgaatcagatatataatattagacaatcaataaggagagaagagatggagggtaggactccccttcaacactgtcttcatatggccacagaacttaattatgtggtctggacagacttggataacgaagggcaattgagcagactattaattgcaaatcctacctctatccaaatgatacgtacgtggccgtatgttgtgctgatagatacaacgtacaaaacgaacaaacaaaagtggccactatgtgaagtgatcggaatgacgccaaccaatcacaatttcttggttgcgttttgtttgatgcgagatgaggcggctgtgtcgtattcgtgggtgctgcagggattgagagatattttcggcactgctcagactcctagcgtcattgtaaccgatcgagacgaaggtttatctgcagctattcgtgacgtcttcccag atgtgcggcatttgttatgcatctggcatattggcaacgacgttgagaacatggtggacaagttgtgtggcggcaagaaaaatcaacaagggcaggtattcaggaaaagtagatggaaccccttggttgaaagttctacgatCGAGGAATATGAAGATAGATGGTAA